A genome region from Clupea harengus chromosome 7, Ch_v2.0.2, whole genome shotgun sequence includes the following:
- the hapln1a gene encoding hyaluronan and proteoglycan link protein 1a isoform X2 codes for MITLLSLAMLALSLAHGVHGQAGSAGSAVYTTDTVPELTVITEPPSIVATRGGNLTLPCRLHRTSTFHFGTSGMRVKWTKYSPDLAQENDVFVSMGFHKKAYGGFQDRAFLREADDSDATLIITDVGLDDYGKYKCEVIDGMDDNIVEVTVEFQDKGIVFPYSPRLGRYNLNFHDGEKACMDQDAVVASFEQLYDAWQAGLDWCNAGWLNDGSVQYPINKPRGPCGGTNSNAGLRNYGRRDKFSSRFDVFCFTGAIRGRFYWLVQPNLLTYTEAVQACQEDEAEIAKVGHMYSAWKLQGYDRCDAGWLADGSVRYPISNPRKNCSPDEAAVRMVGFPDKKQKLYGVYCYKAQ; via the exons ATGATTACTCTGCTTTCCCTGGCGATGCTGGCCCTGAGCCTGGCCCACGGCGTGCACGGACAGGCCGGCAGTGCCGGCAGTGCTGTCTACACCACAG ACACTGTTCCGGAGCTCACGGTCATCACCGAGCCCCCTAGCATCGTTGCAACCCGGGGAGGCAACCTCACTCTGCCCTGCCGTCTGCACCGCACTTCCACCTTCCACTTCGGCACCTCGGGCATGAGGGTGAAGTGGACCAAGTACAGCCCCGACCTCGCACAGGAGAATGACGTGTTCGTGTCCATGGGCTTCCACAAGAAGGCCTATGGGGGTTTCCAGGACCGCGCCTTCCTGCGGGAGGCTGACGACAGCGACGCCACCCTCATCATCACCGACGTGGGCCTGGACGACTACGGGAAGTACAAGTGCGAGGTCATTGATGGCATGGACGACAACATTGTGGAGGTGACCGTGGAATTCCAAGACAAAG ggATCGTGTTCCCGTACTCCCCACGGCTTGGCCGCTACAACCTGAACTTCCACGATGGTGAAAAAGCCTGCATGGACCAGGATGCTGTGGTGGCCTCCTTCGAGCAGCTGTACGACGCCTGGCAGGCAGGCCTGGACTGGTGCAATGCTGGCTGGCTGAACGACGGATCCGTGCAGTACCCCATCAACAAGCCCAGGGGGCCCTGCGGTGGCACAAATTCCAATGCTGGTCTCAGGAATTACGGCAGACGCGACAAGTTCAGCAGCCGCTTCGATGTTTTCTGCTTCACTGGCGCCATTAGAG GACGTTTCTACTGGTTGGTCCAGCCCAACCTGCTGACTTACACCGAGGCTGTGCAGGCCTGCCAGGAGGACGAAGCTGAGATCGCCAAGGTGGGCCACATGTATTCTGCTTGGAAGCTGCAGGGCTATGACCGCTGCGACGCAGGCTGGCTGGCCGACGGCAGCGTACGCTATCCCATCTCTAACCCCAGGAAGAACTGCAGCCCAGACGAGGCTGCCGTGCGCATGGTCGGATTCCCTGACAAGAAGCAAAAGCTCTACGGCGTTTACTGCTACAAAGCCCAGTGA
- the hapln1a gene encoding hyaluronan and proteoglycan link protein 1a isoform X1 yields the protein MITLLSLAMLALSLAHGVHGQAGSAGSAVYTTDTVPELTVITEPPSIVATRGGNLTLPCRLHRTSTFHFGTSGMRVKWTKYSPDLAQENDVFVSMGFHKKAYGGFQDRAFLREADDSDATLIITDVGLDDYGKYKCEVIDGMDDNIVEVTVEFQDKAGIVFPYSPRLGRYNLNFHDGEKACMDQDAVVASFEQLYDAWQAGLDWCNAGWLNDGSVQYPINKPRGPCGGTNSNAGLRNYGRRDKFSSRFDVFCFTGAIRGRFYWLVQPNLLTYTEAVQACQEDEAEIAKVGHMYSAWKLQGYDRCDAGWLADGSVRYPISNPRKNCSPDEAAVRMVGFPDKKQKLYGVYCYKAQ from the exons ATGATTACTCTGCTTTCCCTGGCGATGCTGGCCCTGAGCCTGGCCCACGGCGTGCACGGACAGGCCGGCAGTGCCGGCAGTGCTGTCTACACCACAG ACACTGTTCCGGAGCTCACGGTCATCACCGAGCCCCCTAGCATCGTTGCAACCCGGGGAGGCAACCTCACTCTGCCCTGCCGTCTGCACCGCACTTCCACCTTCCACTTCGGCACCTCGGGCATGAGGGTGAAGTGGACCAAGTACAGCCCCGACCTCGCACAGGAGAATGACGTGTTCGTGTCCATGGGCTTCCACAAGAAGGCCTATGGGGGTTTCCAGGACCGCGCCTTCCTGCGGGAGGCTGACGACAGCGACGCCACCCTCATCATCACCGACGTGGGCCTGGACGACTACGGGAAGTACAAGTGCGAGGTCATTGATGGCATGGACGACAACATTGTGGAGGTGACCGTGGAATTCCAAGACAAAG cagggATCGTGTTCCCGTACTCCCCACGGCTTGGCCGCTACAACCTGAACTTCCACGATGGTGAAAAAGCCTGCATGGACCAGGATGCTGTGGTGGCCTCCTTCGAGCAGCTGTACGACGCCTGGCAGGCAGGCCTGGACTGGTGCAATGCTGGCTGGCTGAACGACGGATCCGTGCAGTACCCCATCAACAAGCCCAGGGGGCCCTGCGGTGGCACAAATTCCAATGCTGGTCTCAGGAATTACGGCAGACGCGACAAGTTCAGCAGCCGCTTCGATGTTTTCTGCTTCACTGGCGCCATTAGAG GACGTTTCTACTGGTTGGTCCAGCCCAACCTGCTGACTTACACCGAGGCTGTGCAGGCCTGCCAGGAGGACGAAGCTGAGATCGCCAAGGTGGGCCACATGTATTCTGCTTGGAAGCTGCAGGGCTATGACCGCTGCGACGCAGGCTGGCTGGCCGACGGCAGCGTACGCTATCCCATCTCTAACCCCAGGAAGAACTGCAGCCCAGACGAGGCTGCCGTGCGCATGGTCGGATTCCCTGACAAGAAGCAAAAGCTCTACGGCGTTTACTGCTACAAAGCCCAGTGA